From a region of the Pseudoclavibacter endophyticus genome:
- the metB gene encoding cystathionine gamma-synthase: MPDFSPLTRALRTGFESDTTHGAVVPPIYLSSNFTFEGIGAPRPYDYTRAGNPTRDLFGDAVSTLEGGAGGTVVSTGMAAITLAVFMSIRAGDTIVVPHDCYGGSWRLFDSLQSNGFARIETVDLTQTEAALDAIAQIKPALLWLETPSNPLLRISDLRALAEAGHGVGAIVGADNTFLTPLGQRPIELGVDVVAHSATKYLNGHSDVVAGVVVAKTTELHERAAWWANVLGLTGSPFDAYLALRGLRTLDVRWRRHQEVAQAVAEAIEGHDALAAVYYPGLPSHPGHELAASQQFGFGAMLSFELKGGLDAVRRFADGLELFSLAESLGGTESLVAHPATMTHASMTPEAREAAGVSDGLLRLSIGIDAADDLIADLSAALERAR; this comes from the coding sequence ATGCCCGATTTCTCGCCCCTGACCCGTGCGCTCCGAACCGGCTTCGAAAGCGACACCACGCACGGTGCCGTCGTGCCCCCGATCTATCTCTCGTCGAACTTCACGTTCGAGGGCATCGGCGCTCCGCGGCCATACGACTACACGAGGGCGGGCAATCCCACTCGCGATCTCTTCGGTGACGCGGTGTCGACCCTCGAGGGCGGGGCCGGAGGCACGGTCGTGTCGACCGGAATGGCCGCCATCACCCTCGCCGTGTTCATGTCGATCCGTGCAGGCGACACGATCGTCGTGCCGCACGACTGCTACGGAGGGTCGTGGCGGCTGTTCGACTCCCTGCAGTCGAACGGTTTCGCGCGCATCGAGACGGTGGACCTCACGCAGACCGAGGCGGCGCTCGACGCCATCGCCCAGATCAAACCCGCGCTGCTGTGGCTCGAGACGCCGTCGAACCCCCTCCTGCGCATCAGCGACCTGCGGGCTCTCGCCGAGGCGGGGCACGGGGTCGGCGCCATCGTCGGCGCTGACAATACATTCCTCACGCCGCTCGGCCAGCGACCGATCGAGCTCGGTGTCGACGTCGTCGCACACTCGGCAACCAAGTACCTCAACGGCCACAGCGACGTCGTGGCGGGCGTTGTCGTCGCGAAGACGACCGAGCTCCACGAGCGTGCGGCTTGGTGGGCGAACGTGCTGGGACTCACGGGAAGCCCGTTCGACGCCTACCTGGCATTGCGCGGACTGCGCACGCTCGACGTGCGGTGGCGGCGTCATCAGGAGGTCGCCCAGGCGGTCGCAGAGGCGATCGAGGGGCACGACGCCCTCGCCGCCGTCTACTATCCGGGGCTCCCATCACACCCGGGCCACGAGTTGGCCGCATCGCAGCAGTTCGGCTTCGGCGCGATGCTGTCGTTCGAGCTGAAGGGCGGTCTCGACGCCGTTCGCCGATTCGCCGACGGCCTCGAGCTCTTCAGCCTCGCCGAGTCGCTCGGCGGAACCGAGTCGCTCGTGGCGCATCCGGCGACCATGACGCACGCCTCGATGACACCCGAGGCCCGAGAGGCCGCGGGCGTCAGCGACGGCCTCCTGCGGCTGTCGATCGGCATCGACGCAGCAGACGACCTGATCGCCGACCTGTCGGCCGCGCTCGAGCGCGCACGCTGA
- a CDS encoding FKBP-type peptidyl-prolyl cis-trans isomerase — MSDTERTKPEIDFPEGPAPDKLEIEDLIVGDGDEAAASSTVKVHYLGVDYESGDEFDSSWSRGEPIEFPLSALVKGWQEGIPGMRVGGRRKLVLPPALAYGTSGGHPLAGRTLVFVIDLLGVR, encoded by the coding sequence ATGAGCGATACGGAACGCACGAAGCCAGAGATCGACTTTCCCGAGGGCCCTGCTCCCGACAAGCTGGAGATCGAAGACCTCATCGTCGGAGACGGCGACGAGGCAGCAGCTTCCTCCACGGTCAAGGTGCACTATCTCGGTGTCGACTACGAATCGGGTGACGAGTTCGACTCCTCGTGGAGCAGGGGCGAACCCATCGAGTTCCCGCTCTCCGCCCTCGTGAAAGGGTGGCAGGAGGGCATCCCCGGCATGAGGGTCGGCGGTCGCCGCAAGCTGGTCCTCCCGCCCGCCCTCGCCTACGGCACGTCGGGCGGACACCCGCTCGCGGGCCGCACGCTGGTGTTCGTCATCGACCTGCTGGGCGTTCGCTGA
- a CDS encoding DEAD/DEAH box helicase — translation MSRQARAHAGGTGQAVRHRRQVDNTGVIPQLAKAAREVEAAAQRGRVSPANRTKFQVIALLMREERARARADTEMGDSERQEALKRLDGLASILAKTAARDTSLVTLLQPDAPVSEQARALRKQLLFAGGVDMIVDETPGPEPVKRIVPPEIAERQVVPVSVKSRVRSNPFHAPDLNSRAPAPHYSRLSNWELLGPLLRAFETGAGGGAASMQLPPAPKYDRLSPPALELMPHQIGLLEAVREGHRTFLLADEPGLGKTAQSVLAASVADAYPLLCVVPNVVKTNWAREVARWTPQRTSTVITGDGRDVDGFADVFIVNYEVLDRHLGWLLELGLKSMVVDEAHFIKNLQSQRSRLVLQLADHVRASSPTSAPLMMALTGTPLINDVDDFKAIWQFLGWLEGDKPSQLLLDRLDETGLVPSDPGFLAAARQTVIDLGIVRRRKVDVARDLPAKRVVDMPIELDSEEGSSIRSAEVALTRRLLARYRSLVAASGLEPDTIDPERIRMIARSEVEESKTASKGESIFAMQRRLGVAKAELAAEYTSQVARSAGKVVHFAKHIEAMDIAERTFAELGISYVSIRGDQSSIARQAAIDAFQKDPKVQVAVCSLLAAGVGLNLQAASDVVLAELSWTAAEQTQAIDRVHRIGQEWPVTAWRVVASQTLDARIAELIDAKQGLAARALDGADDEVHSSDSIQVDVIAAMLEEALRTEVA, via the coding sequence ATGTCACGACAGGCTCGCGCCCACGCCGGAGGTACCGGCCAGGCCGTCCGTCATCGACGTCAGGTCGACAACACCGGCGTCATCCCGCAGCTCGCCAAGGCGGCTCGCGAAGTCGAGGCCGCGGCGCAGCGGGGCCGGGTCTCACCCGCGAACCGTACGAAGTTCCAGGTGATCGCGCTGCTCATGCGCGAAGAGCGCGCGCGTGCGCGCGCCGACACCGAGATGGGTGACAGCGAACGGCAGGAGGCGCTCAAGCGACTCGACGGGCTCGCGTCGATCCTCGCCAAGACCGCGGCGCGCGACACGTCGCTCGTCACGCTCCTGCAGCCCGACGCACCCGTCAGCGAGCAGGCCAGGGCCCTGCGCAAGCAATTACTCTTCGCAGGCGGCGTCGACATGATCGTCGACGAGACACCGGGGCCCGAGCCGGTCAAGCGGATCGTGCCGCCAGAGATCGCCGAGCGGCAGGTCGTGCCCGTCAGCGTGAAATCCCGCGTGCGGTCGAATCCCTTCCACGCGCCCGATCTCAATTCGCGCGCGCCCGCGCCGCACTACTCCCGGCTCAGCAACTGGGAACTCCTCGGTCCGCTGCTTCGCGCGTTCGAGACGGGCGCGGGCGGCGGAGCCGCGTCGATGCAACTGCCGCCGGCGCCGAAGTACGACCGCCTCTCACCGCCGGCGCTCGAGCTTATGCCGCACCAGATCGGCCTGCTCGAGGCCGTTCGCGAAGGGCACCGCACGTTTCTGCTCGCCGACGAGCCGGGCCTCGGAAAGACGGCGCAGTCGGTGCTCGCCGCCTCCGTCGCCGATGCCTACCCTCTGCTCTGCGTGGTGCCCAACGTCGTCAAGACGAACTGGGCCCGCGAGGTCGCCCGCTGGACCCCACAGCGAACGTCGACCGTCATCACCGGCGACGGCCGCGACGTCGATGGCTTCGCGGACGTCTTCATCGTCAACTACGAGGTGCTCGACCGACACCTGGGGTGGCTGCTCGAGCTCGGACTCAAGAGCATGGTGGTCGACGAGGCGCACTTCATCAAGAACCTGCAGTCGCAGCGATCGCGACTCGTCCTGCAGCTCGCCGATCACGTCCGCGCATCCTCGCCCACGTCGGCTCCGCTCATGATGGCGCTGACCGGCACCCCGCTCATCAATGACGTCGACGACTTCAAAGCCATCTGGCAGTTCCTCGGCTGGCTCGAGGGCGACAAGCCGAGCCAGCTGCTGCTCGACCGTCTCGACGAGACGGGTCTTGTCCCGTCCGACCCGGGCTTTCTGGCCGCTGCGCGTCAGACGGTGATCGACCTCGGCATCGTGCGTCGCCGCAAGGTCGATGTCGCGAGGGACCTGCCGGCGAAGCGCGTCGTCGACATGCCCATCGAGCTCGACAGCGAGGAGGGGTCGTCGATCCGGTCGGCGGAGGTCGCGCTCACGCGCCGCCTGCTCGCCCGGTACCGGAGTCTCGTCGCCGCGTCGGGGCTCGAGCCCGACACGATCGACCCCGAGCGCATCCGCATGATCGCCCGGTCCGAGGTCGAGGAATCGAAGACGGCCTCGAAGGGCGAGAGCATCTTTGCGATGCAGCGTCGCCTGGGCGTCGCGAAGGCAGAACTCGCCGCCGAGTACACCAGCCAGGTCGCGCGGTCCGCGGGGAAAGTCGTGCACTTCGCGAAGCACATCGAGGCCATGGACATCGCCGAGCGGACCTTCGCGGAACTGGGCATCTCCTACGTCTCGATTCGCGGCGATCAGTCGAGCATCGCGAGGCAGGCCGCCATCGACGCGTTCCAGAAGGACCCGAAGGTGCAGGTGGCGGTGTGCTCGCTCCTCGCGGCGGGCGTCGGCCTCAACCTGCAGGCCGCGTCGGACGTCGTGCTGGCTGAGCTGAGCTGGACGGCGGCTGAACAGACACAGGCGATCGATCGCGTTCACCGCATCGGCCAGGAATGGCCCGTGACGGCGTGGCGGGTCGTCGCATCACAGACCCTCGACGCGCGTATCGCCGAGCTCATCGACGCCAAGCAGGGCCTCGCCGCGCGCGCGCTCGACGGTGCCGACGACGAGGTGCACTCGAGCGATTCGATCCAGGTCGACGTGATCGCGGCGATGCTCGAGGAGGCGCTTCGCACCGAGGTCGCGTAG
- a CDS encoding PrsW family intramembrane metalloprotease produces MTSSNTTDSAVIRPRRHLPMAWLAVFAVAIVCLLIVVAWLLVTLQVSAIVMAIPALVPLAIVVSIIVWLDRWEPEPRILMALALFYGAGASILGTLVTGNFMLTVAARYLRTVGEVNTYAVVVQAPVIEELIKGVGILVILALARREFNGPVDGFIYGALIGAGFAFTENIVYFASAGDTGVSLVWVLVVRCILAPFAHVLFSGLIGIGVGWATRRTGIGRIVLGFLAGLLAAILTHAFWNGGSVLVLPMLGINPNNPVGWIAFYVLTQVPLFAACTWLVLRLIDDDRAATRHRLREYTEAGWFTASELRMLTDLDNRAKALAWARKRGARAHRAMTGFIRDATRLAYAREHASIDKKDPDRRIAERALLDEVLARRRELQEATE; encoded by the coding sequence GTGACCTCGTCGAACACGACCGACTCTGCCGTCATCAGGCCGCGTCGCCATTTGCCGATGGCATGGCTGGCCGTGTTCGCCGTCGCGATCGTGTGTCTGCTCATCGTGGTGGCCTGGCTGCTCGTGACGTTGCAGGTCTCCGCGATCGTGATGGCGATCCCGGCGCTGGTCCCGTTGGCGATCGTCGTGAGCATCATCGTCTGGCTCGACCGCTGGGAGCCGGAACCGCGCATCCTGATGGCCCTCGCGCTCTTCTACGGGGCGGGGGCGTCGATCCTCGGCACGCTGGTGACCGGCAACTTCATGCTGACCGTCGCGGCTCGGTATCTGCGCACCGTCGGCGAGGTCAATACGTACGCGGTGGTTGTGCAAGCCCCCGTCATCGAGGAGTTGATCAAGGGGGTCGGCATCCTCGTCATCCTCGCCCTCGCTCGGCGTGAGTTCAACGGGCCGGTCGACGGCTTCATCTACGGCGCACTCATCGGCGCCGGGTTCGCCTTCACCGAGAACATCGTCTACTTCGCGAGCGCCGGCGATACCGGTGTGAGCCTCGTATGGGTGCTCGTCGTCCGGTGCATCCTTGCGCCGTTCGCGCACGTGCTGTTCTCCGGCCTGATCGGCATCGGCGTCGGCTGGGCGACGCGTCGCACAGGGATCGGTCGGATCGTCCTCGGATTTCTCGCAGGTCTCCTCGCCGCGATCCTCACCCACGCGTTCTGGAACGGGGGGAGCGTGCTCGTGCTGCCGATGCTCGGCATCAATCCGAACAATCCCGTCGGGTGGATCGCATTCTACGTGCTTACGCAGGTGCCGTTGTTCGCGGCGTGCACCTGGCTCGTGCTGCGGCTCATCGACGATGACCGGGCGGCGACTCGCCACCGTCTGCGTGAATACACCGAGGCTGGGTGGTTCACGGCGAGTGAGCTGCGGATGCTGACCGATCTCGACAATCGTGCCAAAGCGCTGGCGTGGGCGCGCAAGCGCGGCGCCAGGGCGCATCGGGCGATGACCGGCTTCATTCGCGATGCGACGCGGCTCGCCTACGCGCGCGAACATGCCAGCATCGACAAAAAGGACCCAGACCGCCGCATCGCCGAGCGAGCCCTGCTCGACGAGGTGCTCGCGCGGCGCCGTGAACTTCAGGAAGCGACGGAATGA
- a CDS encoding aspartate ammonia-lyase — MAAQSTSTTDHAFRTERDSIGEMQIPADAYWGIHTARAVHNFAISRRPISVYPDLIVAYAQVKQAAARANLELGDLDPVRADLIDRACQDIIEHKLHDQFVVGVIQGGAGTSTNMNVNEVIANRALELAGRPFGDYAYISVNDHVNRSQSTNDTYPTAVKLGLVGATERLISEFTLLQDAFRQKGVEFKNVLKVGRTQLQDAVPMTLGQEFHGFATTIGEDISRLRDVLPLLLELNLGATAIGTGITADPNYGPAVIRHLREITAHDELRIAHDLIEATSDTGVFMSLSSVMKRTAMKLSKICNDLRLLSSGPQAGFGEINLPPVQAGSSIMPGKVNPVIPEAVNQVAYVIAGTDVTVAMASESGQLQLNAFEPVMMHSLMQNSLWLRRAARTLRVNCVDGITANEERLARMVSTSVGVVTALTPFIGYAESAKLAKDALASQRPIAELVVERGLLTHEQVAAILVPTQLSGAQPATGTINLLPAATVASMESELDRADEREGQ; from the coding sequence ATGGCCGCTCAGTCAACTTCGACCACCGATCACGCGTTCCGCACCGAGCGGGATTCGATCGGGGAGATGCAGATCCCCGCGGACGCCTACTGGGGCATCCATACGGCCCGCGCGGTACACAACTTCGCGATCTCTCGACGTCCCATCAGTGTCTATCCCGATCTCATCGTCGCCTACGCCCAGGTGAAGCAGGCGGCCGCGCGGGCGAACCTCGAGCTCGGCGATCTCGACCCGGTGCGCGCGGATCTCATCGACCGCGCATGTCAGGACATCATCGAGCACAAGCTCCACGATCAGTTCGTGGTCGGCGTCATTCAGGGCGGTGCCGGAACCAGTACGAACATGAACGTCAACGAGGTCATCGCGAACCGGGCCCTCGAACTGGCGGGCCGGCCGTTCGGCGACTACGCGTACATCTCGGTTAACGACCATGTGAACCGCTCGCAGTCGACGAACGATACGTATCCGACGGCCGTGAAGCTCGGCCTCGTCGGGGCGACCGAGCGGCTCATCAGCGAGTTCACGCTGCTGCAGGACGCGTTCCGCCAGAAGGGCGTCGAATTCAAGAACGTGCTCAAGGTGGGTCGCACGCAGCTGCAGGACGCCGTGCCGATGACGCTCGGCCAGGAGTTCCACGGGTTCGCGACCACGATCGGCGAGGACATCAGTCGGCTGCGCGACGTGCTGCCGCTGCTGCTCGAGCTCAACCTCGGCGCGACGGCGATCGGCACCGGGATCACGGCCGACCCGAACTACGGGCCCGCCGTGATCCGCCACCTGCGCGAGATCACCGCCCACGACGAGCTCCGGATCGCGCACGACCTCATCGAGGCGACGAGCGATACCGGCGTGTTCATGTCGCTCTCGAGCGTGATGAAGCGCACGGCGATGAAGCTGTCGAAGATCTGCAACGACCTGCGGTTGCTGAGCTCGGGCCCGCAGGCAGGGTTCGGCGAGATCAATCTCCCACCGGTCCAGGCGGGCAGCTCGATCATGCCGGGCAAGGTGAACCCGGTCATTCCCGAAGCCGTCAATCAGGTCGCCTACGTCATCGCGGGCACCGACGTCACGGTCGCCATGGCATCCGAGTCCGGGCAGTTGCAGCTCAACGCCTTCGAACCCGTGATGATGCACTCGCTCATGCAGAACTCCCTGTGGCTCCGCCGCGCGGCACGCACGCTGCGCGTGAACTGCGTCGACGGCATCACGGCCAACGAGGAGCGCCTCGCGCGCATGGTCTCGACCTCGGTCGGGGTCGTGACGGCGCTGACGCCGTTCATCGGCTACGCCGAGTCGGCGAAACTCGCGAAGGACGCGCTCGCCAGCCAGCGCCCGATCGCCGAGCTCGTGGTCGAGCGGGGACTGCTCACGCACGAGCAGGTCGCCGCGATCCTCGTTCCCACGCAGCTCAGCGGCGCGCAGCCGGCGACGGGGACGATCAACCTGCTCCCGGCGGCAACCGTCGCGTCGATGGAGTCGGAACTCGACCGCGCCGACGAGCGCGAAGGGCAATAG
- a CDS encoding maleylpyruvate isomerase family mycothiol-dependent enzyme, with product MREPTESERPSFTPSARISGDWSAHIATTLDRTADALAELVAEQWEAPSLCEGWRVRDVAGHLVWRLGEPIGGLMRSASRTMMTERVGFDAAIAELARREAEAPTDDLIAALRRIAETKVYRRGRTGIGELTEAVVHSIDIFEAIGVPLRLSPRSTSAVAVARLKTRLGPSARAARGRTLVSTDARWRIGSGEPIEGTAAQLVAALYGRIPLPS from the coding sequence GTGCGCGAACCGACCGAATCCGAACGGCCCTCCTTCACGCCGTCAGCCCGCATCTCGGGTGACTGGAGCGCGCACATCGCAACGACCCTCGATCGAACCGCCGACGCGCTCGCCGAGCTCGTGGCAGAGCAGTGGGAGGCCCCGAGCCTCTGCGAGGGCTGGCGCGTCCGCGACGTCGCGGGTCACCTGGTGTGGCGGCTCGGCGAGCCGATCGGCGGGCTCATGCGATCGGCGTCGCGCACGATGATGACCGAGCGTGTTGGCTTCGACGCGGCGATCGCCGAGCTCGCGCGTCGCGAGGCCGAGGCGCCGACCGACGATCTCATCGCCGCGCTTCGACGCATCGCGGAGACCAAGGTCTACCGCCGCGGACGCACCGGCATCGGCGAGCTGACGGAAGCCGTCGTGCACTCGATCGACATCTTCGAGGCGATCGGCGTGCCCCTCCGGCTCAGTCCCCGGTCGACGAGCGCCGTCGCCGTTGCGCGTCTCAAGACTCGACTCGGGCCGTCCGCGCGGGCTGCGCGAGGCCGCACGCTCGTCTCGACAGATGCACGGTGGCGCATCGGGTCCGGAGAACCCATCGAGGGCACCGCCGCGCAGCTCGTCGCGGCGCTGTACGGCCGCATCCCGCTCCCCTCGTAG
- the rpsO gene encoding 30S ribosomal protein S15, whose amino-acid sequence MALPADVKKSIIEEYATHPGDTGSPEVQIALLSKRIRDLTEHLKSHKHDHHSRRGLLLLVGQRRRLLSYLSDIDIERYRSLIARLGLRR is encoded by the coding sequence ATGGCATTGCCTGCCGACGTCAAGAAGTCCATCATCGAGGAATACGCTACGCACCCCGGTGACACCGGATCTCCCGAGGTCCAGATCGCCCTGCTGTCGAAGCGCATCCGCGACCTCACCGAGCACCTGAAGTCGCACAAGCACGACCACCACTCGCGCCGCGGCCTGCTGCTGCTCGTGGGTCAGCGTCGTCGACTGCTCAGCTATCTCAGCGACATCGACATCGAGCGCTACCGCTCGCTGATCGCGCGCCTCGGCCTGCGCCGCTAG
- a CDS encoding PrsW family intramembrane metalloprotease, translated as MTSYMPPQPGRPNAHSAPPHQQHGVGPGQHPSGQFADQRLPLGPQFVEELPPKRNTLMTVVTIAIMGVAFLGTIAILILALVQSSVSLVLVSIVLAVFTLAFVWLVVWFIDRWEPEPKLLLFGALLWGAGIATAGALLFGLAAEVLWLVFALPPLPDWWGAVVQAPLVEEFFKGVGVLIIFFVARKHFNGPTDGIVFGALSGAGFAFTENILYFSSQAAAGFEQSAAAGVVSIGFQFGIRGVAMPLLHPICASLTGAAIGFAARKWGMGGAIGGFFVGLAPAVFVHFVWNGGSTLADSLAADPAQSLGYLALLFFLVMVPIFIAWIIMVVMLRRGDRKLLRERLGEYARVGWYSRAEVDMLSSMQGRSGARAWARRAGPEAVRAMRTFIEESTRLAHVRTRVLHSPGNQASLRAEQELLSDLTRIRRVLNRSQPGGVQHMQAAPAVAVPTNAPPRMPQPYQSSAGPQFQRPHVGASPYQGQQQPGAHRQPSPYQQPGPYQQPGPYQQPGAGAPGPRQQPPFPDQGSRPPASSTGQSPYGPSPAGPTGPSGPPSAR; from the coding sequence ATGACCTCGTACATGCCGCCCCAGCCCGGGCGACCGAACGCGCACTCGGCGCCGCCGCATCAGCAGCACGGGGTGGGGCCCGGCCAGCATCCGTCCGGGCAGTTCGCCGACCAGCGGCTGCCCCTGGGGCCGCAGTTCGTGGAGGAACTGCCGCCGAAACGCAACACACTCATGACCGTCGTGACGATCGCGATCATGGGCGTCGCATTCCTGGGCACGATCGCCATCTTGATCCTCGCACTCGTGCAGTCGAGCGTTTCGCTGGTCCTGGTATCGATCGTCCTGGCCGTCTTCACGCTCGCCTTCGTGTGGCTCGTGGTCTGGTTCATCGACCGGTGGGAGCCGGAACCGAAACTGCTGTTGTTCGGGGCACTGCTGTGGGGCGCCGGCATCGCAACGGCTGGCGCCCTGCTCTTCGGTCTCGCGGCAGAGGTCCTCTGGCTGGTGTTCGCGCTGCCGCCGCTGCCCGACTGGTGGGGCGCCGTCGTGCAGGCGCCCCTCGTGGAGGAGTTCTTCAAGGGCGTCGGGGTGCTCATCATCTTCTTCGTCGCCAGAAAGCACTTCAACGGTCCGACGGACGGGATTGTGTTCGGGGCGCTCTCGGGCGCGGGGTTCGCCTTCACGGAGAACATCCTGTACTTCTCGAGCCAGGCGGCCGCCGGCTTCGAGCAGAGCGCCGCCGCCGGCGTCGTGTCGATCGGTTTTCAGTTCGGCATCCGGGGCGTCGCCATGCCGCTTCTGCATCCGATCTGCGCGTCGCTCACCGGCGCCGCGATCGGGTTCGCCGCCCGCAAGTGGGGCATGGGCGGCGCGATCGGCGGCTTCTTCGTCGGGCTCGCTCCCGCGGTGTTCGTGCACTTCGTCTGGAACGGCGGATCGACGCTCGCCGACTCCCTGGCTGCTGACCCGGCGCAATCGCTCGGCTACCTCGCGCTGCTGTTCTTCTTGGTCATGGTGCCCATCTTCATCGCGTGGATCATCATGGTCGTCATGCTCCGCCGCGGTGACCGGAAGCTGCTTCGCGAGCGTCTGGGCGAATACGCGCGCGTCGGCTGGTATTCGCGCGCAGAGGTCGACATGCTCTCGTCGATGCAGGGCCGAAGCGGCGCGCGCGCCTGGGCCAGGAGGGCCGGCCCGGAGGCCGTGCGCGCTATGCGAACGTTCATCGAAGAGTCGACGCGACTCGCGCACGTTCGCACGCGAGTGCTGCACAGCCCCGGAAACCAGGCGTCCTTGCGTGCGGAGCAGGAACTGCTCTCGGATCTGACACGAATCCGGCGCGTGCTGAATCGCTCACAGCCCGGGGGCGTCCAACACATGCAGGCCGCCCCCGCCGTTGCGGTTCCGACCAACGCGCCACCCCGCATGCCGCAGCCCTATCAGTCGTCTGCCGGCCCGCAATTCCAGCGGCCGCACGTGGGTGCGTCCCCGTACCAGGGCCAGCAGCAGCCCGGCGCGCATCGGCAGCCGAGTCCGTACCAGCAGCCGGGTCCGTACCAGCAACCGGGTCCGTACCAGCAACCCGGTGCGGGGGCGCCAGGCCCGCGGCAGCAGCCGCCGTTCCCGGACCAGGGGAGCCGGCCTCCTGCGTCCAGCACCGGCCAGAGCCCGTACGGACCGTCCCCGGCGGGCCCGACGGGCCCGTCGGGCCCGCCCTCGGCGCGGTGA